A window of Hevea brasiliensis isolate MT/VB/25A 57/8 chromosome 14, ASM3005281v1, whole genome shotgun sequence contains these coding sequences:
- the LOC110652227 gene encoding zinc finger protein ZAT5: MEAQEEVTNSNIVKGKRTKRQSVQSPIPHANSSSGDGDGDGDGYECGDFCTNGKIFTNRSPITSQELQDSTQEEEDMANCLILLAQGHINKHSSPKQDNNDAAGVYKPTTAAVITTTTTTTNKFNSRRFLETGSPGSGKAGYYVYECKTCNRTFPSFQALGGHRASHKKPKNDEKKQFAISSNEDGHFRDISSLSLQVSHNNNNRVIYSSSGQNKAKIHECSICGAEFTSGQALGGHMRRHRAPIGANNSTTLSLTPIAIESEEPKKARKLLSLNLDLNLPAQEDEILSFASKKQKQQQQQQQEQQQKPSLVFSGPALVDCHN; the protein is encoded by the coding sequence ATGGAAGCTCAAGAGGAAGTCACCAACAGCAACATTGTAAAGGGCAAGAGAACCAAAAGACAAAGCGTTCAATCACCAATCCCTCATGCTAATTCTTCAAGCGGAGATGGAGATGGAGATGGAGATGGATATGAATGTGGAGATTTTTGTACTAATGGAAAGATCTTTACAAACAGGTCACCAATCACTTCTCAAGAATTACAAGATAGCACCCAAGAAGAAGAAGACATGGCTAATTGCCTTATTCTACTTGCTCAAGGTCATATTAATAAACATTCATCACCAAAGCAAGACAATAATGATGCTGCTGGAGTTTACAAACCCACCACCGCTGCtgtcatcaccaccaccaccaccaccaccaacaaATTCAATAGTAGAAGATTCTTAGAAACAGGGTCCCCAGGTTCCGGCAAGGCCGGATACTATGTATATGAGTGCAAGACTTGTAACCGGACGTTCCCATCTTTCCAAGCATTGGGTGGACATAGGGCTAGTCATAAGAAGCCTAAGAATGATGAGAAGAAGCAGTTTGCAATATCATCCAATGAAGATGGACACTTTAGAGAtatttcttctctttctcttcaagtgAGTCATAATAATAACAATAGAGTTATATATAGCAGTAGCGGTCAAAACAAGGCCAAGATTCATGAGTGTTCCATTTGTGGTGCCGAGTTCACCTCCGGTCAAGCTTTAGGCGGCCATATGAGGCGGCACCGGGCACCTATAGGGGCAAATAATAGCACAACCTTGTCATTAACACCAATAGCTATAGAATCTGAAGAACCCAAGAAAGCAAGAAAACTACTTTCTTTGAATTTGGATCTCAATCTTCCAGCACAAGAAGATGAAATATTATCCTTTGCTTCCAAGAAACAAAAACAACAGCAGCAACAACAACAAGAACAGCAACAGAAACCATCTCTTGTCTTCTCCGGTCCTGCTTTGGTGGATTGTCATAACTAA